The segment AAAAAGCCCCGGCCAGGCCCCCGAAGCAGGCCCCGGAACAATAAGCCAGTAATTTCATATAAAATGTGGGGATTCCCATAACCTCGGCAGCAGTCTCATCCTCGCGAATAGCTTCCCATGCGCGTCCGATACGGGAATGATTCAAACGGTAGACTGCGATAATGGTAAAAACCACCAGAGCGAGAATAACGTAGTAAATCAGGGAAAGTTTCTTGAGCCAGAGATGCTCCAAAGTCATGCCGTTAGCAAAGTCAGGCCAATATATGCCCGGTGCTTTGATCCCGGTAATTCCGTTAGGACCGTTGGTCAAACTCATCCAGTTATTAAAAACCATACGCACGATTTCCGCAAAACCGAGAGTGACAATCGCAAGGTAGTCACCGCGCATACGCATAGAACAGTAACCGATAATACAGGCCCCCAGTCCGGCAACAGCCGCACTTATGGGCAGGCAGATCCAAAAGGCCAACTTGTAGGAAACCGAAAGCAAAGCATAAGTATAGGCACCGAGCCCGTAAAAGGCGATATAACCGAGATCAAGCATACCAGCGAGTCCAACCACGATATTCAAACCGAGGCCGAGGCAGATGTAGATCATGCAGTTAATGGCCACATCCTGCG is part of the Desulfovibrio sp. JC022 genome and harbors:
- a CDS encoding branched-chain amino acid ABC transporter permease, which gives rise to MIWLFVLLWPLLGIKPEGLEVARTFSVWWKIAAGCSFLLVLRQLNSIGAFNFITKPAGAAVGGVKKATSTLPFAVWAFVILAFACAYPHLFGRYAQDVAINCMIYICLGLGLNIVVGLAGMLDLGYIAFYGLGAYTYALLSVSYKLAFWICLPISAAVAGLGACIIGYCSMRMRGDYLAIVTLGFAEIVRMVFNNWMSLTNGPNGITGIKAPGIYWPDFANGMTLEHLWLKKLSLIYYVILALVVFTIIAVYRLNHSRIGRAWEAIREDETAAEVMGIPTFYMKLLAYCSGACFGGLAGAFYAARMRFVSPESFTFLESAMVLSMVVLGGMGSIPGVILGALALIALPEIFRDFELYRMLVFGGVMTLMMLFRPQGLLPPKRRMKANKD